Proteins from a genomic interval of Stenotrophomonas maltophilia:
- a CDS encoding MurR/RpiR family transcriptional regulator has translation MPPLLKIRSERGQMSAIERRIADFILDNAHLLRDYSSQQLASALGISQSSVVKFSQKLGFKGYPDLKYSIGQDVARAGADPQQAPSEPDSGDDYLRLGDALRRSKAQAEEETRQANPREEIERIVQLLDGAPKLFVYGLGDDGLFAREFAMRLSLLGLLVVPHTDPILMLANLSAARPGDALLVFSEFGNLPQLSQLSRQFQDMGGKVISITRHTANPLRAHADAALVVCAHDRTPQVAQLLYRSAMHALLDFLFVLLCHTNPDRQQQLAVNLERIDHLLDS, from the coding sequence ATGCCGCCCCTGCTGAAAATCCGTTCCGAGCGCGGGCAGATGTCGGCCATCGAGCGCCGCATTGCCGACTTCATCCTCGACAACGCCCACCTGCTGCGCGACTACTCGTCCCAGCAGCTGGCCAGTGCGCTCGGCATCAGCCAGTCCAGCGTGGTGAAGTTCAGCCAGAAGCTCGGCTTCAAGGGCTACCCGGACCTGAAGTACTCGATCGGCCAGGATGTGGCTCGCGCCGGTGCCGATCCACAACAGGCCCCCAGCGAACCTGACAGCGGCGATGACTACCTGCGCCTGGGCGACGCCCTGCGCCGCAGCAAGGCGCAGGCCGAAGAAGAAACCCGCCAGGCCAACCCGCGTGAAGAGATCGAGCGCATCGTGCAGCTGCTCGACGGCGCACCCAAGCTGTTCGTGTACGGCCTGGGGGATGACGGCCTGTTCGCGCGCGAGTTCGCCATGCGGCTGTCGCTGCTCGGCCTGCTGGTGGTACCGCATACCGACCCGATCCTGATGCTGGCCAACCTGTCGGCCGCGCGCCCCGGCGATGCGCTGCTGGTGTTCTCCGAATTCGGCAACCTGCCACAGCTTTCGCAGCTGTCGCGCCAGTTCCAGGACATGGGTGGCAAGGTGATCTCCATCACCCGCCACACCGCCAACCCGCTGCGCGCGCATGCTGATGCAGCACTGGTGGTATGTGCGCACGATCGCACGCCGCAGGTCGCGCAGCTGCTGTACCGTAGCGCCATGCATGCCCTGCTCGATTTCCTGTTCGTGCTGCTCTGCCACACCAATCCGGACCGCCAGCAGCAGCTGGCGGTGAACCTGGAGCGGATCGACCACCTGCTGGATTCCTGA
- a CDS encoding dipeptide epimerase, protein MKITAIELGMLRVPLKTPFKTALRTVETVEDVVVLIRTDTGHTGYGEAPATAVITGDTHGSIIEAIRHFIAPRLIGQDLVNLNRLCGLVQTAMERNTSAKAAVEIALYDLWAQLHGAPLYQMLGGGDPVITTDITISVDYIDKMVADSLSAIDRGFESLKIKVGKDIGLDIERVKAIHAAVEGRALLRLDANQGWTAKQAVHAMRTLEEAGVVLELLEQPVKAADISGLKYVTDRVNTPVMADESVFSPSQVMDLIQQRAADIINIKLMKTGGLSNAIRIADIAGIYGVPCMIGCMIESSISVAAAVHLAVAKSDVITKVDLDGPSLGQFDPVSGGVHFNESEISISDVPGLGITEVRGLEMLG, encoded by the coding sequence ATGAAGATCACCGCCATCGAACTGGGCATGCTGCGCGTGCCGCTGAAGACGCCGTTCAAGACCGCCCTGCGCACGGTGGAGACCGTGGAAGACGTGGTCGTACTGATCCGCACCGACACCGGCCACACCGGCTACGGTGAAGCCCCCGCCACCGCAGTGATCACCGGCGATACGCACGGCTCGATCATCGAAGCGATCCGCCACTTCATCGCTCCGCGCCTGATCGGCCAGGACCTGGTCAACCTCAACCGCCTGTGCGGACTGGTGCAGACCGCGATGGAGCGCAACACCAGCGCCAAGGCGGCGGTGGAGATCGCGCTGTACGACCTGTGGGCGCAGCTGCACGGTGCGCCGCTGTACCAGATGCTCGGCGGCGGCGACCCGGTGATCACCACCGACATCACCATCAGCGTGGACTACATCGACAAGATGGTGGCCGACTCGCTGTCGGCGATCGACCGCGGCTTCGAGTCGCTGAAGATCAAGGTCGGCAAGGACATCGGCCTGGACATTGAACGGGTCAAGGCGATCCACGCCGCCGTCGAAGGCCGCGCCCTGCTGCGTCTGGACGCCAACCAGGGCTGGACTGCCAAGCAGGCGGTGCATGCGATGCGCACCCTGGAGGAAGCCGGCGTAGTGCTGGAGCTGCTGGAGCAACCGGTGAAGGCGGCTGACATCAGCGGCCTGAAGTACGTCACCGACCGCGTCAACACGCCGGTGATGGCCGACGAAAGCGTGTTCAGCCCCAGCCAGGTGATGGACCTGATCCAGCAGCGCGCCGCGGACATCATCAACATCAAGCTGATGAAGACCGGCGGCCTGTCCAACGCGATCCGCATCGCCGATATCGCCGGCATCTACGGCGTGCCATGCATGATCGGCTGCATGATCGAATCGAGCATCAGCGTGGCTGCCGCCGTGCACCTGGCGGTTGCCAAGAGCGATGTGATCACCAAGGTCGACCTGGACGGCCCGTCACTGGGCCAGTTCGACCCGGTCAGCGGCGGCGTGCATTTCAACGAATCGGAGATCAGCATCAGCGACGTGCCGGGGCTGGGCATCACCGAAGTGCGCGGGCTGGAGATGCTGGGTTGA
- a CDS encoding SH3 domain-containing protein — MILASRERHRHWPRRLTLALCLLAAPAFAQAAPPPDQGAPLPYVIGLHEAYLTPQYWAARLDNADAPILDRAQIEAQNARMRAQDSHIQDIAALPAQLDAAAVRASITALSSWPTRALYDDKGQAIAPALRSGIEANLGLDAIPTQVAPAYGLVVKRAALRTFPTRERVFSTVGDTDIDRFQESALFPGDKVAVVHRSADGRWLFVHSERYSAWIEADAIASGDKATVLGYGAQGPYRIITGATAQTAYTPEEPRVSRLQLDMGVRLPVLADWPAAEPVNGQQAHASWVVQLPVRETDGRLKLVPALLPRSQDTAADYLPLTPRLLLQQAFKFLGERYGWGHDYDTRDCSGFVSEIYRSFGVLLPRNTSAQAVSPALDRLPFTSKDGKALRDRAVADLQVGDLVYIPGHVMMAIGHVDGRTWVIHDTAGGSWFGADGKRVQAHLNGVSVTPLEPMMASDTVRYIDRITNIQRLRAKTPE, encoded by the coding sequence ATGATCCTGGCTTCCCGCGAACGGCACCGGCATTGGCCGCGCCGGTTGACCCTGGCCCTGTGCCTGCTGGCCGCACCGGCCTTTGCGCAGGCGGCACCACCGCCCGATCAGGGTGCGCCGCTGCCCTATGTGATCGGCCTGCACGAGGCCTACCTGACCCCGCAATACTGGGCCGCGCGCCTGGACAACGCCGATGCGCCGATCCTGGATCGCGCACAGATCGAGGCACAGAACGCACGGATGCGGGCGCAGGACAGCCACATCCAGGACATCGCCGCACTGCCCGCCCAGCTTGACGCGGCGGCGGTGCGTGCCAGCATCACCGCGCTGTCGAGCTGGCCCACCCGCGCCCTCTATGACGACAAGGGCCAGGCCATCGCCCCCGCGCTACGCAGCGGCATCGAAGCCAACCTCGGCCTCGATGCGATTCCCACCCAGGTAGCACCGGCTTACGGGCTGGTGGTGAAGCGTGCCGCACTGCGCACCTTCCCCACCCGCGAGCGCGTCTTCAGCACCGTCGGTGACACTGACATCGACCGCTTCCAGGAATCGGCACTGTTCCCCGGTGACAAGGTCGCCGTGGTCCATCGCAGTGCCGACGGCCGCTGGCTGTTCGTGCACAGCGAGCGCTACAGCGCATGGATCGAGGCCGATGCCATTGCCAGCGGCGACAAGGCCACGGTGCTCGGCTACGGCGCGCAGGGACCGTACCGGATCATCACCGGCGCCACCGCACAGACCGCCTACACCCCAGAGGAACCGCGCGTCTCGCGCCTGCAGCTGGACATGGGCGTGCGCCTGCCGGTGCTGGCCGACTGGCCCGCCGCCGAACCGGTGAACGGCCAGCAGGCGCATGCCTCGTGGGTAGTGCAGCTGCCGGTGCGCGAAACCGACGGCCGCCTGAAGCTGGTACCGGCCCTGCTGCCGCGCTCGCAGGACACCGCCGCCGACTACCTGCCGCTGACCCCGCGCCTGCTGCTGCAGCAGGCCTTCAAGTTCCTCGGCGAACGCTACGGCTGGGGCCACGACTACGACACCCGCGACTGCAGCGGGTTCGTATCCGAGATCTACCGCAGCTTCGGCGTGCTGCTGCCACGCAATACCAGTGCACAGGCGGTCAGCCCCGCACTGGATCGCCTGCCGTTCACCAGCAAGGACGGCAAGGCATTGCGCGACCGTGCCGTCGCCGACCTGCAGGTGGGCGATCTGGTCTACATCCCCGGCCACGTGATGATGGCCATCGGCCACGTCGACGGCCGCACCTGGGTCATCCACGATACGGCGGGCGGCAGCTGGTTCGGTGCTGACGGCAAGCGCGTACAGGCCCACCTCAATGGTGTTTCGGTCACGCCGCTGGAGCCGATGATGGCCAGCGATACCGTCCGCTACATCGACCGCATCACCAACATCCAGCGCCTGCGCGCCAAGACTCCTGAATGA
- a CDS encoding transglutaminase-like domain-containing protein: MDPAVRKPRLPAAAGLCAALLLWASAAQATDGHGSQQRARQAQVIDLIDSGRFSDAEALLATAGDSAEGAFQRERMRRIRLDFSLDETAAKAAVRRWIPGLTDEEFARWDQLGLIEHLDIDGTRWYFKRAPSNLFLLSDEARARRRADAPMSPPGPNEVLNAHHARVLAAAEQSGQASVLPQRIEFTQSLTVKADAVPAGETVRAWIPYPREIPGQQEQVQWLGSTPGKARVAPASTLQRTAYLEAKAVAGKPTRFEIRYAVTVFARHTAIDPAKVQAAPNDPALKPYLAEQLPHVRFTPALKLFSDQVLQGETRPYEVVRRLFAAVDRIPWAGAREYSTLSNISDYALRAGHADCGQQTLLLIALLRLNGIPARWQSGMVFSDDGSGYNNLHDWGQVYLAPYGWLPMDVTTGALVSDVPALRDFYLGGLDGYRIAFNDDFGQPFVPAQQHFRSETVDSQRGEAEWAGGNLYFDQWSYDFQWRVLPARQR; encoded by the coding sequence GTGGATCCTGCCGTTCGCAAACCGCGTCTGCCTGCCGCCGCCGGCCTGTGTGCCGCGCTGCTGCTGTGGGCGTCTGCCGCGCAGGCAACGGATGGGCATGGCAGCCAGCAGCGGGCGCGCCAGGCGCAGGTGATCGACCTGATCGACAGCGGTCGCTTCAGCGATGCCGAAGCGTTGCTGGCAACGGCAGGCGATAGCGCCGAAGGGGCCTTCCAGCGCGAGCGCATGCGCCGCATCCGCCTGGATTTTTCCCTCGACGAGACCGCGGCCAAGGCGGCCGTGCGCCGTTGGATTCCCGGCCTCACCGACGAGGAGTTCGCGCGGTGGGATCAGCTCGGCCTGATCGAGCATCTCGACATCGATGGCACGCGTTGGTATTTCAAGCGCGCACCGTCGAACCTGTTCCTGCTCAGCGACGAAGCACGCGCACGCCGCCGCGCGGATGCACCGATGTCACCGCCGGGCCCGAACGAGGTGCTCAACGCACACCACGCGCGCGTGCTTGCCGCGGCCGAACAGAGTGGCCAGGCGTCGGTGCTGCCGCAGCGCATTGAATTCACCCAGTCGCTCACGGTGAAAGCCGATGCCGTCCCGGCCGGCGAAACCGTTCGCGCCTGGATTCCCTACCCGCGCGAGATTCCCGGCCAGCAGGAGCAGGTGCAGTGGCTGGGCAGCACACCGGGCAAGGCGCGCGTGGCCCCGGCCAGTACCCTTCAGCGCACCGCCTACCTGGAAGCCAAAGCAGTAGCCGGCAAGCCGACCCGGTTCGAGATCCGCTACGCGGTGACGGTCTTCGCGCGGCACACCGCGATCGATCCGGCGAAGGTGCAGGCCGCGCCGAATGATCCCGCATTGAAGCCTTACCTGGCCGAACAGCTGCCGCATGTGCGCTTCACTCCGGCGCTGAAGCTGTTCTCCGACCAGGTGCTGCAGGGCGAAACACGCCCCTATGAAGTGGTGCGCAGGCTGTTCGCTGCGGTCGATCGTATTCCGTGGGCCGGTGCACGCGAATACTCCACGCTCAGCAACATCAGCGACTACGCGCTGCGTGCCGGCCATGCCGACTGCGGCCAGCAGACCCTGCTGCTGATTGCGCTGCTGCGCCTGAATGGCATTCCCGCGCGCTGGCAGTCGGGCATGGTGTTCTCCGACGACGGCAGCGGCTACAACAACCTGCACGACTGGGGGCAGGTCTACCTGGCGCCGTACGGCTGGCTGCCAATGGACGTGACCACCGGCGCGCTGGTCAGCGACGTGCCGGCGCTGCGCGACTTCTACCTGGGTGGCCTCGATGGCTACCGCATCGCCTTCAACGACGATTTCGGCCAGCCCTTCGTGCCGGCCCAGCAGCACTTCCGCTCGGAAACGGTCGACTCGCAGCGCGGCGAGGCCGAGTGGGCAGGCGGCAACCTGTACTTCGACCAATGGAGCTACGACTTCCAGTGGCGGGTACTGCCGGCCAGGCAACGCTAG
- a CDS encoding TonB-dependent receptor — MKAYSIKRAALCVALGACLGVVLPGIAMAQNVSGAVAGRATAGDQVTVVSSSTGLTRTVTVGADGSYRLGQLPVGDYQLQLSRDGQKLGDQVSVSVAVGGTTTVNLASGGGVTNLDALQVLGTRVINRVDVYSTETSFNINRQEISRLPVAQDLSAVALMAPGVVGGNSSFGGLSFAGSSVAENAVFINGLNVTDMYTRRGFSTAPFAFFNEFQVKTGGYSVEFGRSTGGVINAVTRSGSNEFEGGVEVTAEPSAWRASGGDHFHRDGTPHSYGSRDNNSFLKTNVWGSGPIIKDKLFLFAMYEDRSDKGHNTSSDGSTWFKNDSGNGFWGTKLDWNINDNHSLALLAFSDEGDVTNASYGYNWNADRLGAWGGDSVTETGGRNWSATYTGHFGQNFTARAMVGQNKQRAFTNSSLDQACSPVFTDSTYGPRLGKLQGLRAGCHPTGAAVAERDDTRDVARLDFEWQLGDHLLRFGVDRELMTTEQSTRYPGPTELSYTAYVARPGDEVWDGANAYVPAGVTEMLRARNRRSGGTFETEANAFYLEDIWNITPNLMLNLGVRWDRFENRTAAGKAFIKMDDLIAPRVGFSWDMRGDGSTKLFGNAGRYYLPVTNNINVNFAGGLTDEYSYYVLNGWEQKTSPTGSPYMAPIVGQQIGPTDTRMNTGGADLRQSVDRDLKAVYQDEYILGFQNMINQAWSWGVNATYRRMTRALDDIRINYTPCGPTPSTLWPIANPGESLTIWGDKSIGCANEGWITIDTANSGYRKGGSGEVIGYSKPKRTYKALEFQIDRAWDEKWMFNASYLWSKSEGNFEGPVNSDTNYGDTGMVQFWDHPATNERYGVLFNDFRHQFKLRAAYALNKQWSFGTTLQVQSGGPITAYGVMWPNDSIAGGSTSSEGSGGGTGWLCVANCSGPYNQRQFEYSPRGAFGRLPWTWTMGANVTWRLPVEGIDLSARLSVYNLFNNQKTINVHQRYEAQPGQYREATFATGTRWQAPRYTQLVVTWNF, encoded by the coding sequence ATGAAGGCTTACAGCATCAAGCGGGCGGCGTTGTGCGTCGCCCTCGGGGCGTGTCTGGGCGTCGTGCTGCCCGGCATCGCGATGGCACAGAACGTGAGCGGCGCAGTCGCCGGCCGTGCAACCGCCGGTGACCAGGTGACCGTGGTCAGCAGCAGCACCGGCCTGACCCGTACCGTCACCGTTGGCGCCGATGGCAGTTACCGCCTCGGCCAGTTGCCGGTGGGTGACTATCAGCTGCAGCTCAGCCGCGATGGCCAGAAGCTCGGCGATCAGGTGTCGGTGAGCGTTGCCGTCGGTGGTACCACCACGGTCAACCTGGCCAGCGGCGGCGGTGTCACCAACCTGGATGCATTGCAGGTGCTCGGCACCCGCGTGATCAACCGCGTGGATGTCTACTCCACCGAAACCTCGTTCAACATCAACCGCCAGGAGATCTCGCGGTTGCCGGTGGCTCAGGACCTGTCTGCGGTCGCGCTGATGGCGCCTGGCGTGGTCGGTGGCAACTCCTCATTCGGTGGCCTGTCGTTCGCCGGTTCATCGGTGGCCGAGAATGCGGTCTTCATCAACGGCCTGAATGTCACCGACATGTATACCCGTCGTGGCTTCAGCACCGCGCCGTTCGCGTTCTTCAACGAGTTCCAGGTCAAGACCGGTGGCTACTCGGTCGAGTTCGGCCGCTCCACCGGTGGCGTGATCAATGCCGTGACCCGTTCGGGCAGCAACGAATTCGAGGGCGGTGTTGAAGTCACCGCCGAGCCCAGTGCGTGGCGCGCCAGTGGCGGCGATCATTTCCACCGCGACGGCACCCCACATTCCTACGGCAGCCGCGACAACAACTCCTTCCTGAAGACCAACGTCTGGGGCTCGGGGCCGATCATCAAGGACAAGCTGTTCCTGTTCGCAATGTACGAGGACCGCAGCGACAAGGGCCACAACACCTCGTCCGATGGCAGTACCTGGTTCAAGAACGATTCCGGCAACGGCTTCTGGGGCACCAAGCTGGACTGGAACATCAACGACAACCACAGCCTGGCGCTGCTGGCGTTCTCCGACGAGGGCGACGTCACCAATGCCTCGTACGGCTACAACTGGAATGCCGACCGGCTCGGTGCCTGGGGCGGCGACTCGGTCACCGAGACCGGCGGGCGCAACTGGTCGGCCACCTACACCGGCCACTTCGGCCAGAACTTCACCGCGCGCGCCATGGTCGGCCAGAACAAGCAGCGTGCCTTCACCAACTCGTCGCTGGACCAGGCCTGCAGCCCGGTGTTCACCGACAGCACCTACGGCCCGCGGCTGGGCAAGCTGCAGGGGCTGCGCGCCGGCTGCCACCCGACCGGCGCGGCGGTGGCCGAACGTGATGACACCCGCGATGTCGCGCGCCTGGACTTCGAATGGCAGCTCGGCGATCACCTGTTGCGCTTCGGTGTCGACCGCGAACTGATGACCACCGAGCAGTCCACCCGTTATCCAGGGCCGACCGAGCTGAGCTACACCGCCTACGTGGCGCGGCCCGGCGATGAAGTGTGGGATGGCGCCAACGCCTATGTACCGGCCGGCGTCACTGAGATGCTGCGTGCACGCAACCGCCGTTCGGGCGGTACTTTCGAGACCGAGGCCAATGCCTTCTATCTGGAAGACATCTGGAACATCACCCCGAACCTGATGCTGAACCTCGGCGTGCGCTGGGACCGCTTCGAGAACCGGACCGCCGCCGGCAAGGCGTTCATCAAGATGGACGACCTGATCGCGCCACGCGTCGGCTTCTCGTGGGACATGCGCGGTGATGGCAGCACCAAGCTGTTCGGTAACGCCGGCCGCTATTACCTGCCGGTCACCAACAACATCAACGTGAATTTCGCTGGTGGCCTGACCGACGAATACAGCTATTACGTGCTCAACGGCTGGGAGCAGAAGACCTCGCCGACCGGCTCGCCGTACATGGCACCGATCGTCGGCCAGCAGATCGGGCCGACCGACACCCGCATGAACACCGGCGGTGCCGACCTGCGCCAGAGCGTGGACCGCGACCTCAAGGCGGTTTACCAGGACGAGTACATCCTGGGTTTCCAGAACATGATCAACCAGGCCTGGTCGTGGGGCGTCAACGCCACCTACCGGCGCATGACCCGCGCGCTGGATGACATCCGCATCAACTACACCCCGTGCGGCCCGACCCCCAGCACGTTGTGGCCGATCGCCAACCCGGGCGAGAGCCTGACAATCTGGGGCGACAAGAGCATCGGCTGTGCCAACGAAGGCTGGATCACCATCGACACCGCCAACAGCGGCTATCGAAAGGGCGGCAGTGGCGAGGTGATCGGCTACTCCAAGCCCAAGCGTACCTACAAGGCGCTGGAGTTCCAGATCGACCGTGCCTGGGACGAGAAGTGGATGTTCAACGCGTCCTACCTGTGGTCGAAGAGCGAAGGCAACTTCGAAGGCCCGGTGAACTCCGATACCAATTACGGTGACACCGGCATGGTGCAGTTCTGGGACCACCCGGCCACCAATGAACGCTATGGTGTTCTGTTCAACGATTTCCGCCATCAGTTCAAGCTGCGTGCCGCGTATGCGCTGAACAAGCAGTGGTCGTTCGGCACCACGCTGCAGGTGCAGTCCGGTGGCCCGATCACCGCCTACGGCGTGATGTGGCCGAACGACTCCATCGCCGGTGGCAGCACGTCCAGTGAAGGCAGTGGTGGTGGCACCGGCTGGCTGTGCGTCGCCAACTGTTCGGGCCCGTACAACCAGCGCCAGTTCGAGTACAGCCCGCGCGGCGCATTTGGCCGCCTGCCGTGGACCTGGACCATGGGCGCCAACGTGACCTGGCGCCTGCCGGTGGAGGGTATCGACCTCAGCGCCCGGTTGTCGGTGTACAACCTGTTCAACAACCAGAAGACCATCAACGTGCACCAGCGCTACGAGGCGCAGCCCGGCCAGTACCGCGAGGCGACGTTCGCTACCGGCACGCGCTGGCAGGCACCGCGCTATACCCAGCTGGTGGTGACCTGGAACTTCTGA
- a CDS encoding serine hydrolase domain-containing protein, producing MHHLLILAAALAAPSASSVDNAAIEADIAAVVQAEHLPGLALSVVEDGRVVHRHAEGTRGDGGRIDEDTLFKIASNSKTMTAALLARLVQQGRLHWDDPVQRHLPGFRMHDAWVGEQMQVRDLLIHNSGLGLGAGDLMLWPEPNAFTRADIIAGLAHLKPVSSFRSRYAYDNLMYVVAGEVAAAAGGKPYDQLMREQVFEPLGMTRCQVGTWSVKRVGNVAQPHAWRGDRNEVVNADAAISPDLPSMAAGGIRCSLHDMTRWMQVLLDPALVPDWLGSEQRRTLWTLHMPMPLGERQRRWDNAHFYGYGYGWRVSDMDGQWKVAHTGTLSGMYSSLALLPDRRVGVVMLINGEGEDARTALMQAMLKRFTAPGDTRPAMEYLAELKADQAAQAASGHQRPATAAAQPASGDDLPRWQGRYSDPWLGPASLCPGKDGLRFSVDRSPRLHGAVLQLQERWLLRWDTLGDDAQAWLQPGEGPAPTLDLRAIDPDIDFSYDFQDLHFTRTGDCPGGDRQRR from the coding sequence ATGCACCACCTGCTGATCCTCGCGGCGGCACTGGCCGCACCGTCCGCTTCGTCGGTCGACAACGCAGCCATCGAGGCCGACATCGCGGCCGTGGTCCAGGCCGAGCATCTGCCCGGGCTGGCGCTGTCGGTGGTCGAGGATGGACGGGTGGTCCATCGCCATGCAGAAGGCACGCGCGGCGATGGCGGCCGCATCGATGAGGACACGCTGTTCAAGATCGCGTCCAACAGCAAGACGATGACCGCTGCGCTGCTGGCGCGACTGGTGCAGCAGGGCAGGCTGCACTGGGATGATCCGGTGCAGCGGCATCTGCCGGGTTTCCGCATGCACGATGCGTGGGTGGGCGAGCAGATGCAGGTGCGTGACCTGTTGATCCACAACAGCGGCCTCGGCCTGGGCGCCGGTGACCTGATGCTGTGGCCGGAGCCGAACGCGTTCACCCGTGCCGACATCATCGCCGGCTTGGCGCATCTCAAGCCGGTCAGCAGTTTCCGCAGCCGCTATGCGTACGACAACCTGATGTACGTGGTGGCCGGCGAAGTGGCGGCGGCGGCCGGTGGCAAACCGTATGACCAGCTGATGCGCGAGCAGGTGTTCGAGCCACTGGGCATGACGCGCTGCCAGGTGGGTACGTGGTCGGTGAAACGCGTGGGCAACGTGGCGCAGCCGCATGCCTGGCGCGGTGATCGCAATGAGGTCGTGAACGCCGATGCTGCGATCAGCCCGGACCTGCCGTCGATGGCGGCCGGCGGCATCCGCTGTTCGTTGCACGACATGACGCGCTGGATGCAGGTGCTGCTTGATCCCGCGCTGGTGCCGGACTGGCTGGGCAGCGAGCAGCGGCGCACGCTGTGGACCCTGCACATGCCGATGCCGCTGGGTGAACGCCAGCGGCGCTGGGACAACGCGCATTTCTACGGCTACGGCTATGGCTGGCGCGTGTCGGACATGGACGGGCAGTGGAAGGTGGCGCATACCGGCACGCTGTCAGGCATGTACTCATCGCTGGCGTTGCTGCCCGACCGCAGGGTGGGCGTGGTGATGCTGATCAACGGTGAAGGCGAGGATGCACGCACGGCGTTGATGCAGGCGATGCTGAAGCGCTTCACCGCACCAGGCGATACGCGCCCGGCGATGGAGTACCTGGCCGAACTGAAGGCTGACCAGGCAGCGCAGGCAGCATCTGGCCACCAACGGCCAGCGACCGCAGCCGCACAGCCGGCAAGCGGAGACGACCTGCCGCGTTGGCAGGGTCGCTACAGCGATCCCTGGCTGGGGCCCGCATCGCTGTGCCCGGGCAAGGACGGCCTGCGCTTCAGCGTGGACAGATCGCCGCGCCTGCACGGTGCCGTGCTGCAACTGCAGGAGCGCTGGCTGCTGCGCTGGGATACGCTGGGCGATGACGCGCAGGCGTGGCTGCAGCCAGGTGAAGGCCCGGCACCGACACTGGACCTGCGTGCAATCGATCCCGACATCGACTTCAGCTATGACTTCCAGGACCTGCATTTCACTCGCACTGGCGACTGCCCTGGCGGCGACCGCCAACGCCGCTGA
- a CDS encoding M15 family metallopeptidase, giving the protein MTSRTCISLALATALAATANAAEPPRVSPATDAADAGLVEIRSVAPRIDMDIRYAGANNFTGARVPGYEAPSCYLLAPVAKALAQVEQDLRAQGFGLRLYDCYRPVRSVQAFMAWVNDPGELTRKALQYPDLDKPRLLADGYIAERSGHSRGATVDLGLLDCRSGSCTPLDMGTDFDFFGPRAHTQASGLSEVQQANRQQLVQAMARRGFVNYPQEWWHYTLQPEPDPGTAYDVPVL; this is encoded by the coding sequence ATGACTTCCAGGACCTGCATTTCACTCGCACTGGCGACTGCCCTGGCGGCGACCGCCAACGCCGCTGAACCACCGCGCGTTTCGCCTGCCACCGATGCGGCCGATGCAGGGCTGGTGGAGATCCGGTCGGTGGCGCCGCGTATCGACATGGATATCCGCTACGCCGGTGCCAACAACTTCACTGGTGCGCGCGTGCCCGGCTACGAGGCGCCGTCCTGCTACCTGTTGGCGCCGGTGGCGAAAGCGCTGGCGCAGGTGGAACAGGATCTGCGAGCGCAAGGCTTTGGCTTGCGCCTCTACGATTGCTATCGGCCGGTGCGCTCGGTGCAGGCCTTCATGGCCTGGGTGAACGATCCGGGCGAACTCACGCGCAAGGCGCTGCAGTACCCGGACCTGGACAAGCCGCGCCTGCTGGCCGATGGCTACATCGCCGAGCGTTCGGGCCACAGCCGTGGTGCGACGGTTGATCTTGGGTTGCTGGATTGCCGCAGTGGCAGCTGCACGCCGTTGGACATGGGTACCGACTTCGACTTCTTCGGGCCACGTGCGCACACGCAGGCGAGCGGACTGAGCGAGGTGCAGCAGGCAAACCGCCAGCAGTTGGTACAGGCCATGGCGCGCCGCGGCTTCGTGAACTACCCCCAGGAGTGGTGGCACTACACCCTGCAGCCTGAGCCGGATCCCGGCACCGCGTACGACGTGCCGGTGCTTTAG
- a CDS encoding EF-hand domain-containing protein yields the protein MTIRNRKPLIALIVAAGSVLAIPAMAQSAKQQAAHAQNEAAQAQQAAAQAGQAADQATNAAAAASAQASGGGQTWASIDTDGNGTISKSEAQVNAGLAQVFDQADTNKDGELSADEYKAYVAAQQAGAGGAAQGAQGR from the coding sequence ATGACTATTCGCAACCGCAAGCCCCTGATCGCCCTGATCGTCGCCGCCGGCAGCGTGCTGGCCATTCCGGCGATGGCGCAGTCGGCCAAGCAGCAGGCGGCGCATGCGCAGAACGAGGCCGCGCAGGCCCAGCAGGCGGCTGCACAGGCCGGCCAGGCCGCTGACCAGGCGACCAATGCGGCCGCAGCGGCGTCGGCGCAGGCCAGTGGCGGTGGCCAGACCTGGGCCAGCATCGATACCGATGGCAACGGCACCATCAGCAAGTCCGAGGCACAGGTGAACGCGGGCCTGGCCCAGGTGTTCGACCAGGCCGACACCAACAAGGACGGCGAGCTCAGCGCCGACGAGTACAAGGCCTACGTGGCCGCCCAGCAGGCCGGCGCCGGCGGCGCAGCGCAGGGTGCGCAGGGCCGGTAA